Genomic DNA from Oceanispirochaeta sp.:
TTATACCAAGAGGATTTTCAGAGATTTTTTCAGAACACATAAACAGGAAATTACAGAGTCTTGTGATATTGTTGTTGTTGTCTATCCTGGAGATTTTTCATATCAAAATAGACTGGATCAATTCAATCTATTGATGAAAAGAGCAAATCTTGTTAAAAATCATTAATTGGATAATCAGTAAACTTATTGTTTTTGTGATTATCCTCTATAAAAAAGTGATTTCTCCCTGGCTTCCCAGGACCTGCAGGTTTTATCCCACCTGTTCATCCTATGCTCTGGAGGCTATATTGAAGCACGGACCCTGGAAGGGGTCCTATTTGTCTATAAGAAGGATACTTAAATGTCATCCCCGGAATCCCGGTGGATATGATCCGGTACCTAACGA
This window encodes:
- the yidD gene encoding membrane protein insertion efficiency factor YidD, with translation MISKLIVFVIILYKKVISPWLPRTCRFYPTCSSYALEAILKHGPWKGSYLSIRRILKCHPRNPGGYDPVPNDLES